From the Nodularia sp. NIES-3585 genome, one window contains:
- the infB gene encoding translation initiation factor IF-2, with protein MNNGKVRIYELSKELNLDNKELLAICDQLNIAVKSHSSTISESEAERIRTTAEKLTASNAMHKKEQGIFSHKLHASPTGDRNRPTPPHKQQILEIRKPKILRNTTSNAPEASVAHDSQQASSEVNSTSAPQPFDTTVSPMKPTAPIRPVPRNQSETSPEPASTPADQVPNPEAPETTATAKPERAVSPRPKAEKPQKPHLVSPPARPDGGNAQAGNAHIAAEQLTPAEKPLLKRDQTKQKVAKPTTTDAPQAPVPKQARPTPSPTRSEPRGNRPPGQSPLSDGPRPSRPVRPSEAVAAMPIATPPSRPMSGGQGKEDLGNDRISAELLDLKRPTPPRLAKGGKKWQEEEIIDEIKEKAGKLGVKGKRVKPVVEDDFEEDDLLDDEDQDSPGTVQVSLSIARPPKPKAARSAQSPTAAVISAPTTRKKRSFSSRRDHNRRQEVDTKLDRPEKVEITGPMTVQELSDLLAVADTEIVKILFLKGMAVSITQNLDIPTINLVGKELEIEIETTEREAEARKVTEMLDVGDMQLLQRRPPVVTIMGHVDHGKTTLLDSIRKTKVASGEAGGITQHIGAYHVDVEHDGKAQQIVFLDTPGHEAFTAMRARGARVTDIAILVVAADDGVRPQTIEAISHAQAAEVPIVVAINKIDKEGAQPDRVKQELTQYGLTPEEWGGETIMVPVSAIKGENLDTLLEMILLVAEVGELSANPDRSAKGTVIEAHLDKAKGAVATLLIQNGTLHVGDMLVAGSAFGKVRAMVDDRGKRVDIASPSFAVEVLGLSDVPGAGDDFEVFANEKEARTLAATRADKQRLSRLLQGRITLTTLSAQAQEGELKELNLILKGDVQGSVEAIVGSLRQIPQNEVQIRMLLATAGEITETDIDLAAASGAVIIGFNTTFASGARQAADESGVDVREYNIIYKLLEDIQGALEGLLEPELVEEPLGQTEVRAVFPVGRGAVAGCYVQSGKLVRNCKVRVRRSGKVVYEGVLDSLKRIKEDAREVNSGYECGINIDKFHDWVEGDLIEAFQMVTKRRTLTLTK; from the coding sequence ATGAACAACGGCAAAGTTAGAATCTACGAATTATCAAAGGAATTGAATTTGGATAACAAAGAGCTATTAGCAATTTGCGACCAGCTCAACATTGCGGTCAAAAGTCATAGCAGCACTATTTCAGAATCCGAGGCAGAACGCATCCGCACAACTGCCGAGAAACTGACAGCTAGCAATGCGATGCATAAAAAAGAACAAGGTATATTCAGCCATAAACTTCATGCATCACCAACTGGCGATCGCAATCGACCAACCCCACCTCACAAACAGCAAATTTTGGAAATTCGCAAACCCAAAATATTGAGAAATACTACCTCCAACGCCCCAGAAGCTTCAGTTGCTCATGATAGCCAACAAGCTTCCTCGGAAGTTAATTCTACTTCAGCACCACAGCCCTTCGATACAACAGTCTCACCCATGAAGCCGACGGCACCAATTCGACCTGTACCCCGGAATCAATCTGAGACCTCGCCAGAACCTGCAAGCACACCAGCAGATCAAGTTCCTAATCCAGAGGCACCGGAAACAACAGCAACGGCAAAACCTGAAAGAGCGGTTTCACCCAGACCCAAAGCGGAAAAACCCCAAAAACCGCATCTGGTGTCCCCACCAGCCCGGCCGGACGGGGGAAATGCTCAGGCGGGAAATGCTCATATAGCCGCTGAACAGCTAACTCCGGCAGAAAAACCGTTACTCAAACGCGATCAAACCAAGCAAAAGGTGGCGAAGCCAACCACCACTGATGCCCCACAGGCTCCAGTGCCAAAACAAGCTCGTCCGACACCATCTCCAACGAGATCCGAGCCAAGAGGAAATAGACCTCCTGGACAATCTCCACTGTCAGATGGACCAAGACCCAGCCGCCCAGTACGTCCCTCTGAAGCTGTAGCGGCAATGCCAATTGCTACACCGCCTAGTAGACCAATGTCAGGCGGACAAGGAAAAGAGGATCTAGGCAATGATCGGATTTCCGCCGAACTACTTGATTTAAAACGCCCCACCCCACCGCGTCTAGCCAAAGGCGGTAAAAAGTGGCAAGAAGAAGAAATTATTGACGAAATCAAGGAAAAGGCTGGCAAGCTAGGGGTTAAAGGCAAGCGAGTCAAACCAGTTGTTGAGGATGACTTTGAAGAAGACGATTTACTCGATGATGAGGATCAAGACTCACCAGGTACAGTCCAAGTCAGTCTTTCCATCGCCCGTCCTCCCAAACCAAAAGCAGCTCGATCTGCACAGTCACCCACGGCAGCAGTGATTAGCGCCCCCACTACTAGAAAGAAAAGATCCTTTTCTTCTCGCCGCGACCACAACCGTCGCCAAGAAGTAGATACCAAGCTTGATCGTCCAGAAAAAGTAGAGATCACAGGGCCAATGACAGTCCAAGAACTGTCTGATCTTTTGGCTGTTGCCGATACAGAGATTGTAAAAATCCTGTTCCTCAAAGGGATGGCAGTCAGTATCACCCAGAATTTGGATATCCCCACCATTAATTTGGTAGGTAAAGAGCTTGAAATAGAAATCGAAACCACCGAACGAGAAGCAGAAGCCCGCAAAGTTACAGAAATGTTGGATGTGGGAGATATGCAACTGCTCCAACGTCGTCCGCCAGTCGTGACAATTATGGGTCACGTAGACCACGGTAAAACAACTCTGCTCGACTCGATTCGCAAAACCAAAGTAGCTTCTGGTGAAGCTGGTGGTATTACCCAGCACATTGGTGCATACCATGTGGATGTGGAACACGACGGTAAGGCGCAGCAAATCGTCTTCTTAGACACTCCCGGACACGAAGCATTCACAGCGATGCGCGCACGGGGTGCGAGAGTCACAGACATTGCCATCTTAGTAGTAGCTGCTGATGACGGCGTTCGTCCCCAAACCATTGAAGCTATTAGCCATGCTCAAGCTGCCGAAGTGCCAATTGTTGTCGCCATCAACAAAATTGATAAAGAAGGCGCACAGCCAGACCGCGTTAAACAAGAACTGACTCAGTATGGTCTCACACCTGAAGAATGGGGTGGTGAAACTATCATGGTTCCTGTGAGTGCTATCAAAGGCGAAAACCTCGATACTCTCTTAGAAATGATTCTGCTAGTCGCAGAAGTCGGAGAACTATCTGCTAACCCAGACCGTTCTGCTAAGGGAACAGTAATTGAGGCGCATCTGGATAAGGCTAAAGGAGCAGTTGCTACCTTGCTGATTCAGAATGGTACCTTGCATGTAGGAGATATGTTAGTAGCTGGCTCGGCATTTGGTAAAGTGCGGGCAATGGTCGATGACAGAGGCAAACGAGTAGACATTGCTAGTCCTTCCTTTGCCGTCGAGGTACTAGGTTTAAGCGACGTGCCAGGCGCAGGCGATGACTTTGAAGTATTCGCTAATGAAAAAGAAGCCAGAACTCTAGCTGCAACTCGTGCCGACAAACAACGTCTATCCCGCTTGTTACAAGGACGCATTACTCTAACAACTCTCTCAGCTCAAGCACAAGAAGGCGAGTTAAAAGAACTCAACCTGATCCTCAAAGGAGATGTCCAAGGTTCTGTGGAAGCCATTGTCGGATCTCTCAGACAAATCCCCCAAAACGAAGTTCAAATTCGGATGCTATTGGCTACGGCGGGAGAAATAACTGAGACAGATATTGACCTAGCCGCCGCCAGTGGAGCCGTAATTATTGGCTTCAATACCACCTTTGCCAGTGGTGCTAGACAAGCCGCCGACGAATCTGGGGTGGATGTGAGGGAATACAATATCATCTACAAACTCTTGGAAGACATCCAAGGAGCCTTAGAAGGTCTTCTGGAACCAGAGTTGGTGGAAGAACCCCTTGGTCAAACCGAAGTCCGTGCGGTCTTCCCAGTTGGTCGTGGAGCCGTTGCTGGTTGCTACGTGCAGTCTGGTAAATTGGTTCGCAACTGCAAAGTGCGAGTGCGTCGTTCGGGTAAGGTGGTTTACGAAGGTGTCCTTGATTCCCTCAAACGAATCAAAGAAGATGCGCGAGAAGTTAATTCTGGTTACGAATGCGGCATCAACATCGATAAATTCCATGACTGGGTTGAAGGTGACCTGATTGAAGCCTTCCAGATGGTAACCAAGCGTCGTACACTCACACTGACGAAGTAG
- a CDS encoding PEP-CTERM sorting domain-containing protein, which produces MITSKSNLFKGAVATLAAIPLAAAATFTPTGSAVALEQLPANRFSFVGAGDSQLTLTNNSLIFDDPKEFDIQSSFGIFAGATLGTLNNISSFDPLETVTPFFTLSDGSFFKLTSASYLVGESLSISTPIEVILQGIYTDSFGEEFQGKGFWTTQAQGNRAFVVNAINNGGITESYSGIFSATASVPEPATLLGLGIVAAGMAVSRRRKTIPQ; this is translated from the coding sequence ATGATCACATCTAAATCCAATTTATTCAAAGGTGCTGTTGCCACATTAGCCGCTATACCTCTAGCTGCTGCTGCAACTTTCACCCCTACTGGTTCTGCTGTTGCACTAGAACAACTTCCAGCAAATAGGTTTTCTTTTGTAGGTGCAGGTGACTCCCAGCTTACTTTGACAAACAATTCTCTCATCTTCGATGACCCCAAAGAATTTGATATTCAATCAAGCTTTGGTATTTTCGCTGGTGCCACATTAGGCACACTGAATAATATTTCCAGCTTCGACCCTCTTGAAACAGTGACACCATTCTTTACCTTATCCGACGGAAGCTTTTTTAAATTGACCTCTGCTTCGTACTTAGTAGGTGAAAGCTTAAGTATTTCTACTCCAATAGAGGTTATTTTGCAAGGTATTTATACTGATAGTTTTGGTGAAGAATTCCAGGGAAAAGGTTTTTGGACTACTCAAGCACAGGGTAATCGAGCTTTTGTTGTGAACGCAATTAATAATGGTGGTATTACAGAAAGTTATTCTGGTATTTTCAGCGCCACCGCCTCTGTTCCTGAGCCAGCTACACTACTGGGCTTGGGCATAGTAGCCGCAGGTATGGCTGTATCTCGCCGTCGCAAGACTATTCCTCAATAA
- a CDS encoding DUF3493 domain-containing protein, whose translation MIKPNPQSRLNPEQYSRLKAEMATPYRGLRQFIYIGFGASALIGAFIFFFQVLAGRDVNHAGSNLAVQIGVLALMIFLWRWEQKRS comes from the coding sequence ATGATCAAACCAAATCCTCAATCACGCCTGAATCCTGAACAATACTCTCGCCTCAAAGCCGAGATGGCAACACCCTATCGTGGTTTGCGACAATTTATCTATATCGGTTTTGGTGCATCTGCTTTAATTGGGGCATTTATTTTCTTCTTTCAAGTCCTTGCTGGACGAGATGTTAATCACGCTGGATCTAATTTGGCTGTTCAAATCGGAGTTCTAGCTCTGATGATTTTTCTTTGGCGCTGGGAGCAAAAACGTTCATAG
- a CDS encoding DUF1565 domain-containing protein, whose protein sequence is MKYRGFHISLAAPRQLSAKNFRLLFNSHSGSTLPLRAGLTALLVVSAGSVLLTSQANAGATHQQVIASTLMAQVPTSATVIYVNPETGADTTGVGTTAAAPYKTITFALRQAQAGTVIQLAPGTYNSESGEQFPLLLKPGVTLRGDESSKGQAILITGGGFYTSVTFARQDITILASENSTVAGLTVSNPNQRGTAVWVESSNPTITNNTFTNSSREGVFVTGTGRPKIENNLFVQNRGNGISVTRTAQGEIRNNLFQDTGFGLAIGGTSTPLIEGNQIVQNQDGLFISESARPILRGNVIQNNKRDGIVATVNAQPDLGTNENPGGNLIRGNTRHDLNNATSRNTILAIGNDIDQSRISGQVNFVAATVDLPTGQSAFRDVPEGYWAKVYIEALAAQNIIAGFPDGTFKPNDPVTRAQFATIVTKALTPPMKRGGINFRDVASNFWAYGAIQSAYRSEFLAGYPDGRFQPQQQIPRVQALVSLANGLGFTANNQNALAFYSDSAQIPNYAIGPVAAATTRQLVINYPTARQLNPNRAATRAEIAAFVYQALVNAGRVEPIPSPYLVTAQ, encoded by the coding sequence ATGAAATATCGGGGTTTTCATATCTCTCTGGCGGCACCACGCCAGCTGTCAGCCAAAAATTTTCGCCTTTTGTTTAACAGTCATAGCGGATCTACTTTACCCTTGCGAGCCGGACTAACGGCTTTGTTAGTTGTATCTGCTGGTTCCGTATTACTGACTAGTCAGGCAAATGCTGGTGCTACTCACCAACAGGTAATTGCCTCGACTTTAATGGCGCAAGTTCCTACATCTGCGACAGTAATTTACGTTAATCCAGAAACTGGTGCAGATACAACTGGTGTTGGTACAACCGCTGCTGCACCCTATAAAACTATTACTTTTGCTCTCAGACAAGCCCAAGCAGGTACAGTTATTCAACTAGCACCGGGGACTTATAACAGCGAATCTGGGGAACAGTTTCCTTTGTTGCTCAAACCAGGGGTGACTCTACGGGGTGATGAATCTAGTAAAGGGCAAGCCATTTTAATTACTGGTGGTGGGTTTTACACTAGTGTTACCTTTGCTAGACAAGATATTACAATCTTGGCTAGCGAAAATTCTACCGTTGCTGGTTTAACTGTGAGTAACCCAAATCAGCGTGGTACTGCTGTTTGGGTAGAATCAAGTAATCCAACTATCACAAATAATACTTTCACTAACAGTTCCAGAGAAGGTGTTTTTGTGACGGGTACAGGTAGACCCAAAATTGAAAATAACCTGTTTGTGCAGAACCGAGGTAACGGGATTTCAGTAACTAGAACTGCCCAAGGTGAAATTCGCAATAACTTGTTTCAAGATACAGGTTTTGGTCTAGCTATAGGTGGTACTTCCACACCCCTAATTGAAGGTAACCAAATAGTCCAAAACCAAGATGGTTTGTTTATCTCAGAATCGGCTAGACCTATATTGCGTGGGAATGTCATTCAAAACAATAAGCGGGATGGTATTGTGGCAACTGTCAATGCTCAACCTGACTTGGGTACCAATGAAAATCCTGGGGGCAATCTCATTCGTGGTAATACTCGTCATGATCTAAATAATGCCACCTCTCGTAATACGATCCTCGCGATTGGCAACGATATTGATCAGAGTCGCATTTCTGGGCAAGTAAATTTCGTAGCGGCCACTGTTGACCTACCCACTGGTCAGAGTGCCTTTAGAGATGTGCCTGAAGGTTATTGGGCAAAAGTTTACATTGAAGCCTTAGCCGCTCAAAATATTATTGCAGGCTTTCCTGACGGGACTTTCAAACCCAATGACCCTGTAACCCGCGCTCAATTTGCCACCATTGTTACCAAAGCTCTCACACCACCAATGAAACGTGGGGGGATTAATTTCAGAGATGTAGCCAGCAATTTCTGGGCTTACGGTGCAATTCAATCTGCTTACCGGAGTGAATTTCTAGCAGGCTATCCTGATGGTAGATTTCAACCACAGCAGCAAATTCCTAGAGTACAAGCACTCGTTTCTTTAGCCAACGGTCTGGGTTTCACTGCCAATAATCAGAATGCTTTGGCTTTTTACAGTGATTCTGCCCAGATTCCTAATTATGCAATTGGCCCGGTAGCTGCGGCAACTACACGACAATTAGTGATTAACTATCCCACAGCTAGACAACTCAATCCTAATCGTGCCGCAACTAGAGCAGAAATTGCTGCCTTTGTTTACCAGGCACTAGTTAATGCTGGACGTGTCGAACCAATTCCTTCACCCTATTTGGTAACAGCTCAGTAA
- the nusA gene encoding transcription termination factor NusA, with protein sequence MSMVSLPGLKELIESISRERNLPRLAVQSAIREALLKGYERYRRAQNLEKRQFDEEYFDNFEVELDIEGEGFRVLSTKSIVEAVENSDHQISLEEVQQVAPEAQLGDSVVLDVTPDQGEFGRMAAMQTKQVLAQKLRDQQRQMVQEEFQDLEGTVLQARVLRFERQSVILAVASGFGQPEVEAELPKREQLPNDNYRANATFKVYLKKVSQGQQRGPQLLVSRADAGLVVYLFANEVPEIEDEVVRIVAVAREANPPSRYVGPRTKIAVDTLDRDVDPVGACIGARGSRIQVVVNELRGEKIDVIRWSPDPSTYIANALSPARVDEVRLMDPETRQTHVLVAEDQLSLAIGKEGQNVRLAARLTGWKIDIKDKAKYDYAGEDTKFAAARAKYQPEDDDLELEELDYENQEQLEEEEEFFETSDRD encoded by the coding sequence ATGTCAATGGTGAGTTTACCAGGATTAAAAGAATTAATTGAAAGTATAAGTCGTGAACGTAATTTGCCTCGTCTAGCAGTTCAGTCAGCTATTAGAGAAGCATTACTTAAAGGTTACGAACGTTATCGTCGCGCCCAAAACTTAGAAAAAAGACAGTTTGATGAAGAGTATTTTGATAACTTTGAAGTAGAACTTGATATTGAAGGAGAAGGGTTTCGGGTTCTTTCCACTAAAAGCATTGTGGAAGCAGTGGAGAACTCTGACCATCAAATTTCTCTAGAGGAAGTACAACAAGTTGCTCCTGAAGCCCAGTTGGGAGATTCTGTAGTCTTGGATGTCACGCCAGATCAAGGTGAATTTGGTCGTATGGCAGCAATGCAAACCAAGCAAGTCCTGGCGCAGAAACTCCGGGATCAGCAACGCCAAATGGTGCAAGAAGAGTTCCAAGACTTGGAAGGAACTGTTTTGCAAGCCAGAGTTTTGCGGTTTGAAAGACAATCGGTGATTTTGGCAGTAGCCAGTGGCTTTGGTCAGCCAGAAGTGGAAGCTGAATTACCAAAGCGAGAACAACTGCCCAATGACAATTATCGCGCAAATGCCACATTTAAGGTATATCTCAAAAAAGTTTCCCAAGGGCAACAACGGGGACCTCAATTGCTCGTATCTCGCGCTGATGCGGGTTTGGTAGTTTATCTGTTTGCCAACGAAGTCCCAGAAATTGAGGATGAAGTTGTCAGAATTGTGGCTGTAGCACGAGAAGCAAATCCCCCTTCCCGTTATGTCGGACCTCGGACTAAAATTGCTGTAGATACCCTTGACCGCGATGTAGACCCAGTTGGTGCTTGTATTGGAGCTAGGGGATCACGTATCCAAGTAGTGGTTAACGAACTACGCGGCGAAAAAATAGATGTGATTCGCTGGTCTCCAGACCCATCCACATATATTGCTAACGCCTTGAGTCCGGCACGGGTAGATGAAGTCCGCCTCATGGACCCGGAAACCCGCCAAACTCATGTACTTGTGGCTGAAGACCAACTGAGTTTAGCTATTGGTAAAGAAGGTCAAAATGTTCGTTTAGCAGCCCGCTTAACCGGTTGGAAAATCGACATTAAAGACAAAGCTAAGTACGATTATGCAGGAGAGGACACCAAGTTCGCTGCTGCACGCGCCAAATATCAACCAGAGGATGATGATCTGGAACTAGAGGAGCTAGATTATGAAAATCAAGAACAACTAGAAGAGGAAGAGGAATTTTTTGAGACGAGTGATCGAGATTAA
- a CDS encoding class II aldolase/adducin family protein codes for MQVISQEKPNIPQPPTFTSIKEERQHRKQRLTAALRLFARYGFDEGIAGHITARDPEHPEHFWVNPLAMHFSLIKVSDLILVNQQGEVIQGNYPVNQAAFAIHSQIHAARPDVVAAAHAHSVYGKSWSSLGRLLDPLTQDACSFYQDHSLFNDYTGVVLELEEGQRIAQTLSTNKALILQNHGLLTVGHSVDEAAWWFITMERSCQAQLLAEAVGKPCPIKPEYASLAHSQVGSHYLGWFSFQPLYEMIVRQEPDLLE; via the coding sequence ATGCAAGTTATATCTCAAGAAAAGCCGAATATACCCCAACCTCCAACATTTACTTCTATTAAAGAAGAACGCCAGCATCGGAAACAGCGCCTCACAGCAGCATTACGCCTTTTTGCGCGCTATGGTTTTGATGAAGGTATTGCAGGACATATTACAGCACGCGACCCAGAACACCCAGAACATTTTTGGGTGAACCCCTTAGCGATGCACTTTAGCTTAATTAAAGTTAGTGACCTGATTTTAGTTAATCAACAAGGTGAAGTGATTCAGGGCAATTACCCAGTAAATCAAGCAGCTTTTGCGATTCATTCTCAAATTCACGCGGCTCGTCCCGACGTAGTAGCAGCAGCTCATGCTCATTCAGTATATGGCAAAAGCTGGTCTAGCCTTGGTCGCCTCCTTGATCCCCTCACCCAAGATGCTTGCTCCTTTTACCAAGACCACAGCCTGTTTAATGACTATACAGGTGTGGTTTTGGAACTGGAAGAAGGTCAACGTATTGCCCAAACATTAAGCACCAATAAAGCTCTGATTCTCCAAAACCACGGATTACTGACAGTTGGTCACTCAGTTGATGAAGCTGCTTGGTGGTTCATCACAATGGAGCGTTCTTGTCAAGCTCAATTACTAGCTGAGGCTGTTGGCAAACCTTGTCCAATTAAACCTGAGTATGCTAGTTTGGCACATTCTCAGGTGGGGTCACATTATTTGGGTTGGTTTAGTTTTCAACCCTTGTATGAGATGATTGTGCGACAAGAGCCAGACTTGCTGGAGTGA
- a CDS encoding SGNH/GDSL hydrolase family protein yields MLPLRASAAIFSQVFVFGDSTVDDGNFFKITQNKIPPKPYFEGRFSNGPVWVEYLAEDLGLKTTNFGVAGSTTGELNTLNKSLPGLTQQIKSFSAFPNFQADADGLYIISAGANDYLGAGIQEVIPPVDNLVAALAELAAVGAKNFLIANLPDLGNTPLTKDTDASVPLNFLTGLHNFALGQSFQSLSQQQPNLNINLFDVNSLISQITKNSGEFGLTNVTDSCLEQPIEVILATGNFTQCSNPDEYLFWDGIHPTTATHRLIADAALVALGPQSVPEPGAVLGMLAFGALGAAGVLKRQQKKFAFTPASLALVAQSSHTRVEN; encoded by the coding sequence ATGTTGCCGCTGAGAGCTTCAGCGGCAATTTTCAGTCAGGTTTTCGTATTTGGTGACAGTACTGTTGATGATGGTAACTTTTTCAAAATTACCCAGAATAAAATTCCCCCTAAACCCTACTTTGAAGGCCGTTTTTCCAATGGACCAGTCTGGGTGGAATATCTTGCAGAGGATTTGGGATTAAAGACAACTAACTTTGGTGTTGCTGGTTCTACAACCGGAGAGTTGAATACTCTTAATAAAAGTTTGCCAGGATTAACCCAGCAGATAAAATCTTTTTCAGCATTCCCTAATTTCCAAGCTGATGCAGATGGACTTTATATCATATCCGCTGGCGCTAACGATTATCTCGGCGCTGGTATTCAAGAGGTGATTCCACCAGTTGATAATTTAGTAGCAGCATTGGCTGAACTAGCCGCTGTTGGGGCTAAAAACTTTTTAATAGCTAACTTGCCTGATTTAGGAAATACCCCCCTGACTAAGGATACTGATGCTTCTGTTCCACTCAACTTTTTGACTGGATTACATAATTTTGCCTTGGGTCAAAGTTTCCAAAGTTTAAGTCAGCAGCAACCAAACCTCAATATCAATCTGTTCGATGTTAATTCTTTAATTAGCCAAATTACGAAGAATAGCGGAGAATTTGGGTTGACAAATGTGACTGATAGTTGCTTAGAACAACCAATTGAAGTCATATTAGCCACAGGCAACTTTACCCAATGTTCTAATCCTGATGAGTATTTGTTTTGGGACGGTATCCATCCGACAACAGCTACTCATCGGCTGATAGCAGACGCAGCACTTGTAGCACTGGGTCCTCAATCAGTTCCCGAACCTGGCGCTGTACTGGGGATGTTGGCTTTTGGTGCTTTAGGTGCAGCAGGAGTCCTCAAGCGCCAACAAAAAAAGTTCGCTTTCACTCCAGCAAGTCTGGCTCTTGTCGCACAATCATCTCATACAAGGGTTGAAAACTAA
- a CDS encoding low-complexity tail membrane protein, producing the protein MASFHSEPILWIHVAGLAMLPIFLVLCLLFLSVGEPLLPVWMELFLVAGAGVLPLLWMQLHRPFYIFAILGVALKPENLTEQQRKILCLINTKLNRVLSVVAAILLIGVLWQLYKVVPQLESLAKFLPQWHSLGLLLAALAFFASNLFLQVPVSVARVLVTNETEFATIEPLSLEKIQQDFTILGVRVNQIVPRIFPSPQEININPQKPLK; encoded by the coding sequence ATGGCCTCATTTCACTCTGAACCTATATTGTGGATTCACGTCGCTGGATTGGCGATGTTGCCAATTTTTTTAGTCCTGTGTTTATTGTTCCTGTCTGTGGGTGAACCGCTTTTGCCAGTGTGGATGGAGTTATTTCTAGTCGCTGGTGCTGGTGTTTTACCACTGTTATGGATGCAATTACACCGCCCTTTTTATATATTTGCAATTTTGGGTGTAGCGCTGAAGCCGGAAAATCTCACGGAACAACAGCGTAAAATCCTCTGTTTAATTAATACAAAGTTAAATCGTGTTTTGTCCGTGGTGGCAGCAATATTATTAATTGGAGTATTGTGGCAACTCTATAAAGTGGTTCCACAGCTAGAAAGTTTAGCTAAATTTCTCCCCCAGTGGCACAGCTTAGGTTTACTACTAGCTGCTTTAGCTTTTTTTGCTAGTAATCTATTTTTACAAGTACCCGTGAGTGTGGCGCGAGTTTTGGTGACCAATGAGACAGAATTTGCCACCATAGAACCATTATCTTTAGAAAAGATTCAGCAGGATTTTACTATTTTGGGTGTACGGGTTAATCAAATTGTGCCTCGGATATTTCCATCCCCTCAAGAGATTAACATCAACCCACAAAAACCCTTAAAGTAG
- a CDS encoding YlxR family protein, with translation MKPNYRRCISCRKVGLKQDFWRIVRVFPSGKVQLDQGMGRSAYICPEMSCLQAAQKKNRLGRSLRASVPETLYQTLWQHLAQSHPPNQN, from the coding sequence ATGAAACCAAATTATCGGCGTTGTATAAGTTGCCGCAAAGTAGGCTTGAAACAAGACTTTTGGCGGATTGTCCGCGTGTTTCCATCTGGAAAGGTACAATTAGATCAGGGCATGGGGCGTTCTGCCTATATCTGCCCCGAAATGAGTTGCCTACAAGCAGCTCAGAAAAAAAATCGACTAGGGCGATCGCTACGTGCATCAGTGCCAGAAACACTGTATCAAACATTGTGGCAGCATCTAGCCCAAAGCCATCCCCCAAATCAAAATTAA
- the rimP gene encoding ribosome maturation factor RimP → MTHPLVPQIIELATPVAAELGLEVVDIVFHTNQRPPVLRVDIRNPQEDTGLNDCERMSRALEASLDAAEIIPDAYVLEVSSPGISRQLITDREFISFKGFPVIISTSQPYDGHKEWIGQLIRRDETTVYLNQKGRVIEIPRTLIARVLIDERQ, encoded by the coding sequence ATGACTCATCCCTTAGTTCCACAAATTATCGAATTGGCAACACCAGTAGCAGCAGAACTGGGCTTGGAAGTTGTTGACATAGTTTTCCACACTAACCAGCGCCCACCAGTATTACGGGTAGACATCCGCAATCCCCAAGAGGATACTGGTTTAAATGATTGTGAGCGAATGAGTCGTGCTTTAGAAGCTTCCTTAGATGCGGCAGAGATCATTCCAGATGCTTATGTCTTGGAAGTGTCCAGTCCTGGAATTTCACGACAATTAATAACAGACAGAGAGTTTATTTCCTTTAAGGGATTTCCTGTCATCATCTCCACTTCCCAACCCTACGACGGACACAAAGAGTGGATTGGTCAGTTGATTCGCCGGGATGAAACCACTGTTTACTTAAACCAAAAAGGTCGCGTCATCGAAATTCCCCGCACTCTCATTGCTAGGGTGCTGATAGATGAGCGTCAATAG
- a CDS encoding alpha/beta hydrolase: MLYQFIVLRRALFVVSMCVLFCQNSAFAAEQVVLKYGIFRESVSVEELSTFAETGELSRSLRVNFALAQQDPKAIRPYLTTPVNLDLVILDIILNSPIGNVILDDLSQVIHTPSRTADRQALRAALVLSASEDGQVTLLEIIQNYPTRNVEVDGERLESAYHQLRRLQAGLEDFLKF; this comes from the coding sequence ATGCTGTATCAGTTTATAGTGCTGCGCCGAGCTTTATTTGTAGTGAGTATGTGTGTGCTATTCTGCCAAAATTCTGCCTTTGCGGCTGAACAAGTAGTGCTGAAATACGGTATTTTTCGGGAATCAGTTTCAGTGGAGGAATTATCCACTTTTGCTGAGACAGGAGAACTTTCACGTTCACTACGAGTTAATTTTGCTTTGGCGCAACAAGACCCAAAAGCAATTCGTCCATATTTGACGACACCTGTTAATCTCGACTTGGTGATTTTAGATATAATTTTGAATAGCCCAATCGGTAACGTGATCCTGGATGATCTGAGTCAAGTTATTCATACACCATCCCGTACAGCCGACCGCCAAGCTTTACGCGCAGCTTTGGTACTCTCGGCTAGTGAAGATGGGCAGGTGACATTGCTAGAAATAATTCAAAATTATCCCACGAGAAATGTAGAAGTTGACGGAGAACGCTTGGAGAGTGCTTACCATCAACTTCGCCGCTTGCAAGCAGGTCTAGAAGATTTTCTCAAATTCTAG